TATTTAATCCTTTTTTTGATTTCGCGAACAAATGTATATATCATAAATGTATTCAAACCATATTACATGAATGTTGTCATATTTCAATGCATTTATTTAATGATATGTGCAGAGTTCTTGATAGAGAAAACAAGCGATTTGCAGAAATATACCATTTGTCTGGATTTAGTGATAAACAGATTTTATTACAGCCATATAATTCATATCTAGATTCTGATTCTGATAGATTACGTCTTTATACACCTCAAGAAGGAGAAGGTGATTCTACTCGTAATGAAAGTTACTTAAATGATGATAAAGGGCATCCAAAAGTAAAAAAATCAGGAAATGCAGATAATTGGACTTATTTTATTCTTTGTAGCATACAGCTAATTAACCCTTCTGATTTATTTACTCAATTTTCTTCTCTTAAGTGGTTTTTAAATGGACAATGAAGCTTAGCCCCACATAATAGAAGAGGTTCATTCTAGTTCTAATAAAATCCCCTTTAAGAAACATGCGAAATTAATATAAAATCTCCTCCAACAGAGGAGATTTTTTTGTATTACTTATATGTAAGCGTCTAATTATCACCACCTAAAATTACTCAAATTTACATAATAGAATGGTCTCCAGAACGGAGGCCATTTTGAATTTAATCGAGACAAAAGCAAAAAGAGAAGTATGGTTAGACAGATTTGCAGCATCAAATCTGTCCATAGATAATTTTTGCGAACTAAATCACATCAAAAAAGAAACAATCACAAAAGCCATTGATGAGAAAATGTCATCATACAGGGATCAGAATCCACCTAAACAACCTGCAATAAAAATTTCAGATTTTGTTGAAGTAGAAGCTGCTACAGAACCAGTAATCGAGAAGTTTCAGATGGCAATGTTGTTAACTGGAATTGACTTTACAAAGATGCATGAAGAACTTCATTTCGAGAAATTTGCGTGATATAATGGAATAACCAAACAAACAGAAATTGTTATGTTTAAGACAGGTATGACGACCGGCAATTTTTGGAGGGTCGTCAACCGAAGATTATGCTATAATTTAAAAAAAAAAATGTGTATAGAATGGTTATTTTTTGATGTGGGAAACACACTGGTTGATGAAAGTAAGGCTTACGAAACCAGACTTCGGGAAGCGGCTGCTTTAATCGGTAAACCTTATGAACTGATTCAGGAAGAAGCTCTGGATTTTTACAGACAAAACGATAAGGGCGATCTGGCGGTAATGGACAAATATGGAATTCCAAAGCCAAAATGGCCTAAAGAAGACGAGCGTTTGTATCCAGAAACTGTTGAAGTTTTAAAAGCTTTAAAAGCAAAATATAAAATTGGAGTAATTGCAAATCAAAGTTTAGGAACTGCGGCTCGTCTGCAGGCATGGGGTATTCTGCAGTTTATTGATCTGGTGATTGCTTCTGCTGAAGAAGGGGTTTCAAAACCCGATCCACGGATTTTTGAAATTGCTCTTGGGCGGGCTGACTGCAAAGCTGAACATGCGGTTATGATTGGTGACAGAATCGATAATGATGTTGTTCCTGCTAAGAAAATGGGAATGAAAACTGTGTGGATTCGACAGGGGGGCGGTGGGTTATGGCAGTTACAGGGACCAGAGCAGCAGCCAGATTTCACTGTTGATAATCTTGGGGAACTGGTGAAGATTTTTTAGAAATTAGCGGGCGTTGCGGGTGCGATTGAGCCCGCTAGAAAGGG
The Treponema bryantii DNA segment above includes these coding regions:
- a CDS encoding HAD-IIIA family hydrolase is translated as MCIEWLFFDVGNTLVDESKAYETRLREAAALIGKPYELIQEEALDFYRQNDKGDLAVMDKYGIPKPKWPKEDERLYPETVEVLKALKAKYKIGVIANQSLGTAARLQAWGILQFIDLVIASAEEGVSKPDPRIFEIALGRADCKAEHAVMIGDRIDNDVVPAKKMGMKTVWIRQGGGGLWQLQGPEQQPDFTVDNLGELVKIF